The stretch of DNA AACTCGATAGTTGCTTGCAGCGCCACCACGGCCCGATCTCCGCCTGGATGGCTTCGCGCCGAGATGCGATAGACGGACCTTGGGTAAGCCGGTTGCGCGCCGCCGTACTGGATGCCTGATGCGCTCCTGGCGGGATCCGCATCCTCGCCAGCCACCTGCACGTCGCCCATGTACTCGATGTAGTACTGCGGCGCACCGGCATCTGCTTCGGAATGGGGCGACGTCGACTCGACGCTGATCCAGCAACCGGCAGCGTTGGCTGCGCATTCCCCGGCGCTGGCGGTGTCGACTCCGGGCGGCGTTCCGGGACATAGGGGGCGTCCCGAAGAACAGTCCACCCCTATCGAACGCCCCGCTAGCGCAGCCTCCTGGACTTTCTGCTCCGCAATACGAAGCGCGGATTCGGCGGCCTGGAAGGCCAGGCTGCGATCGTACATGTTGGCGCTCATCCGCTCTTCCATGAGGGTCCCGCGCAGAGCGAACAGGCCCAGCAGCGTGACCACTATCAACAGGATCAAGACCACAATCAGTGCCACGCCGCGCTGCCGCCGGCTGGGCGGAGTCGGGCAAGCAGTCACGAAGTGCGATTCCGCAACGTGACCGTATGGATCATGGCGCGCTCCAGATGGGAACCATCCACGCCTGCTTTCTCGGCGCCCTGAAGCGAAATCCTTATCCGCATGGCGACCACATTGTTCCAGTCGAGGCCAGCACTGGCGGGCACGTATACGCCCGCGCCCGCGACAAGGTAGGTGAGCTGCAGGTCCTGTATATGTTCTGCAACTTCGTCGCGGGGCTTGGAGGCCCCCGCGCCCATCACGGCACGATAGAGCGAACGACCGCCACGGCCGTTGTCATCGACAAACCAGCGCGTCACGTCAAAGCGTGCAACCAGCGAACCCGGACCGTAGGTCTTGCCACCGCCGCTGGCGCCGCACAGGACTGGCAAGGCAAGGTCGGTAGTGCAGTTTCCCGGACTGCCACTGCCTCGTACATACTCGATCGTGCTGCTGCCTTCGCTGGCGCGGCTGAGTTGGAGAATGCTGACCTGACTGTAGTCGCAGACCAGGATGATGTCGCCATCGCCGAAGTCGTGGCCAGTCGTGTTGAGCCTGAAACTGGCCGGCCCACCAGCAGCCGGCTTTCCGTGCTCGATTACGGTAGCAACCTGGCTGCCCGACGACACGAACTCGACCGCATCGGTTCCGTCAGCGGTGCGTGCCAGCGAGCCGTTGTCGTAGCCGACGATTCCCCGGTTCCAGTCCATCCACCACGGAGCGGTTGACGCAGAGGCACCATTGAGGACGTTGGCCACGGGAAGGTTCCTGCCGCAGGGGTTCCCGGCAGCCTGGCGAAGGTCGCGCGCCATCAGTTCGAAGGCCACCCTGCCGTCCTCCTGGATGCGCGCCAGACTCTCGGTAGCCCGAAAGGTCCGCTGGTTGGAAAGGAAGATGGAAACCGCAGCCGCCGTCACCAGCAGGCCAAGCACAAGCGAGATCATCAACTCGACCAGGCTGAAGCCACCATTGTCTTCACGGCTCCCGACGGATCTCCTGTGCAGGGATCTCATAGCCTCACCACGGTGGTCATCTCCTGCTGCCCGCTGCCTCCCGTGCCGCGGGAGTCATCCCAGCGCACCGTCACCCGGCACTCCCTCGCCTCGATACCTGCCACGGCGGTGCACGCTACCGTTCCGCAACCACTCGGACCCAGTTCGGCCTTGATCAGACCGATCCAGGCGACGCGTTCACTGCGTCCCAACGTAGCTGCGGTGCGCTGGTCTGTCCGCGCGAGCGGCGGCGCCTGGCACGACATCCCCATGTCATAGCCTCCTGCCCTGGCTTCGGTCAGGTTCGCGCGCATCGCGTCGAGGATTGCGTAGCTGAGCACCACCGCCTGGCTGCGTTCCAGGGAACTCTGGCTGTTGCGCAGTGCGGTCGCCTGCAGGGCTGCGATCCCCAGCAGTCCGATGGCCATCACCAGCACGGCGACAAGCACCTCGATCAGGCCCACGCCGTTCTGCCTGCCGGCACTACAGGATGCCCGGCGCACTGCACTGCCCTCCCCGGCTCTCCGATCGGGTGGAAATGCGGCTACCCGCGCCAATGCTGATCCGCCGCTGGTTGTCCAACGGACCACCGGTCGGGACACAGACCGCGACCCATGCGTTCAACAACGAACCGCCAGTTGCGTGGGCCAGGCCATCGGATCGGAATGCGATTCGGCTGTTCTGGATCACCGGGCTTGCCGTGAGCTGGACGGCTGCCGGTACGTTGCTCACGCGCAAGATGTCGTCGACGGCCCCATCCCGGTCGACATCGGCGACAGTGATCCAACTATTCCAGACCGCACCGGCCGAGCAGCTGACGCCATCGACGCTACGGCAGACCGTAATGGTCCTGTTGAGCCGAACCGCCTCCAAACGGGCAAGCTGAAGCGTCGCCACCATTTCGTTGGCTGCGCCGCCGACGCGACTGTTGCTGATGATGGCGGTCATGCTCGGATAACCGATCGCGGCGACGATCCCCACCACCGCAACTGCGACCATCAGCTCGAGCAAGGTGAAGCCGCACTCACGACGACGCCCCGGGCAGACGGAACCCGACCCCTGCGGGGTCGCCTGGAGGACGAGCATCGTGACCTTCCTGTGCCTGACTCGTGACTGACGGTGTCACGTTATGCGGCACTGGGCGGGACGCCCATAAGAAAACGGGAAGGCAAGCCTTCCCGTTTCTTCTTACTGCTCGTAGGGCTATTCCGCCTTCAGCGCTGCCACCGCCGCTGCCGGTACGGTGCCCTCACCCTTGCCACGCGCGCGTCGCACCATGCGCGAGGTGCCGTTGCGCAGGTCGTCGAGCATCGCGTAGATCGTCGGCAGGAACAGCAGGCTGACCACCGTCGAGAACGCCAGGCCGCCGGCGATGGCACGCGCCATCGGGTAGTACGGAGGACCGTCGCCGCCCAGCTGCGTGTTGGTCAACGAGATCGGCACCATCGCCAGGATCGCCGTTCCCATCGTCATCAGGATCGGGCGCAGTCGTTCGCGGCTGCCCTCGACCAGGGCATCGGTACGCGACAGGCCGCGTCGGCGCAGATTGTTGATGTGCTCGATCATCACGATGCCGTTGTTCACCACCACGCCCATCAGCACCAGGATGCCGATGAACGCCATGATGTTGAACTCGGTACCGGTGAGCCAGAACAGCCAGAACACACCGAAGACCGAGAACAGCACGCCGCTCATGATCGCCGACGGGAACAGCAGCGACTCGAACACCGCCGCCATCACCACATAGATCATGATCAGGGCGATCAGCAGGTTGAACATCATCTGCTTGTTGGCTTCGGCCTCGTCCTCGAAAGCGCCGCTGTCGAAGGTGAAGCTGTAGCCGGCCGGGAACGCCACCGACTTGAGTGTCTCCTCCATTACCTTGCGCGCCTCGGGTACGGTGGCCTTCTGCGCGAGGTTTGCCTGGATCGACACCGTGGTCTGGCGATTGGCGCGCTGGATCTGCGTCGCCGACGGCTTCACCGCCACGTCCACCATCGCCAGCAACGGCACGGTGCGGCCATCGGGGGCACGCACGGTGAAGCTGTCGATGTCCTCTACGCCGTAATCCTCGGCCCCGGCGAAACGCACCCACACCGGAACTTCGGTTTCACCGCGACGGAACTCGCGCAGCGGAGCACCACGCAGCGCCAGGCCGACAAAGCTGGCCACTTCCTGCGCGCTGAAACCGAACGCCGCCGCGCGATCCCGGTCGACGTGCACCGACAGCTCGCTGTTCTGGTCGCCGATGTCGACGCGGACGTCACGCAGTTCCTTGCGCTTGGCCAGGATCGGCACGATGTCGTTGGCCAGTTCGACCAGGGTCTCGGTCGAGTCGCCGACCAGCTGCACCTGGACGTTCTGCCCCGGCCCTCCGCCGCCGCCACCGCCGCCGCCCTGGTTGCCGATGCCGATATTGGCGCGGGCGGACTTGGGCAAGTCGTTGCGCAGCTTCTCGATCGTCGCCTTGGTCTCGTCGATCTTGTCCAGGTCGAAGGTGATGCGGGTGCCGCCCCAGCCCTGCTCGCTGAAGTACGAGTAGATCTGGGTGATGTTGTAGCGCTTGCGGTTGGCCTCGAGGAACTTCTCGATCTTGAGGATCTCCGCCGACATCTGCTCCTTGGTGTACGCACCCTTCCACTGGTAGAAGATGTTGGTCTCGGTGCCGTCGTCGCCACCGAACATGTTCTTCTTGGTCAGGTTCATCGGCACGATGCTGATGGCGATGATCATCAGGATGCCAAGTACGCTCTTTCCACGGTGCTCCAGGGTCCAGCGCAGGAAGCGGGCGTAGCCGCTCTGCAGGCGCGGGATCAGGCCGCGGTCCGAGCGCACCGCTGGCGGCGTCTTCAGCCGTGCCGAGATCATCGGGATCAGGCTGACGGCCACCAGCCACGAGGCCAGCAGCGACACCGAGATGGTGATCGCGATCTGCGACAGGTAGATGCTGAGAAAGTTGCGGTCGCCGAACAGGTTGGGCAGGAACACGATGCAGTGGCACAGCGTGCCGGCCGACAGGGCGATGGCGACGTGCTTGGTGCCGACGATGGAAGCCATCGTCGGCTGGTCCGGCATGCGCTCGCGTTCCTGGTAGATGCTCTCCACCACGACCACCGCGTTGTCGACCAGCATGCCCACCGCCAGCAGCAGGCCCATCATCGTCAGGATGTTGAGCGTGACGCCGGTGAAGTACATGAAACCCAGGGTCATCACGAAGCAGATCGGGATAGCCAGGGTCACCATCAACGTCGACGGCCAGTGGCGCAGGAAGAAGAACAGCACCGCGATCGACAGCAACAAGCCAATGCCACCGGCCTCGGCCAGCTCGAGCAGCGAACTGGTGACGTTGTCGCCCTGGTTGTCGATGATCTTGATCTGGATCCCGGCCATTTCCGGCTGGTCGCGGATCGCCTCGACCTCCTTGAGCGCGTTGCTGGAGACCTCCACCAGGTTGGCCTGGCGCTCCTTGAAGATGTCCAGGCCGATCGCCGGCTTGCCGTCGAGACGGCGGCCGTAGTTCATCCGCGCCGGCTTCAGGCGGATCTCGGCGATATCGCCAAGACGCGTGCCCTTGGTGTCGATGATCAGGTCACGCAGCTGCTGCAGGTCGGTGATTTCGCCGACCGGCTGCACGCGCAGGCGCCGGCCGCCATCGTCGATCTGCCCGGCGGATACCGAGAAGTTGACCGCCTGCAGTCGGGTGTTGAGGTCGTTGATGCTCAGGTTGTGCGCGGTCAACCTATCCGGATCGATCGCGATCTCGACCTCGTTCGGTGCCGCGCCGGTCACTTCCACCCTTGCCACGCCGGGGATGCGTTCGAGTCGCCGCTTGAACTCGCGGTCGATCATGTCGTACGCGCCGGTCAGGTCGGTCGAACTGGCTAGGCGCACGCGCAACACCGGTTCATCGGTGGTGGAGAACTTGAACACGTTGTAGCGCTGCAGGTCGTCCGGCAGGTCGTCGCGAATGGCATCGATCCGCTCGCGCGCCTCCGAGGCCGCGATGGCGACATCGCGGTCCCAGTCCGAGAACTGCATGAAGATCTCGGCACCGTCGGAACGGGCGTTGGCATCCATGCGCTTGACGTCGGTCATCGTCGACAGCGCTTCTTCCACCGGCCGCAGCAGCGTGCGTTCCACTTCCTCCGGCGTCGATCCCTCGTAAGGGATCTGGACGAAGATGAAAGGTGGCGAGACCTCCGGGAAGGCCTCCAGCGGCAGCCGGATCGCCGCGATCAGGCCGATCACGAACAGCGACACGAAGAACATGATCGCCGTGACCGGCCGCTTGATGCTGAGCTCTGCAATCGTCATGTCAGCGCCCCGTTCAGACCGGCTCGACCTGGCCGTCGTCGTTCGACGAGGCCTTGCCCTGTTCGACATTGCCGCGCGTGCGTCGGGCACGTTCGACGTAGTAGTCGTCGGCGCGACGGTCCAGCAGGTCGTACACCACCGGGATCACCAGCAGCGTCAGCAGCGTCGACACCAGCAGGCCGCCGATCACGGTGATGGCCATCGGCGAACGCACTTCCGCGCCCTCGCCCATCGCCAGTGCCAGCGGCAGGAAGCCGAACAGCGTGCACATCGTGGTCATGATGATCGGGCGCAGTCGCGAACGGGCACCTTCGACCAGGGCCTCGCGCTTGGCCACGCCGCCCTCGCGCAGCTGGTTGACCTTGTCGACCAGGATGATCGCGTTCTTCACCACCAAACCCACCAGCAGGATCAGGCCGATGAACACCACCACCGATACCGGCGAATTGGTCAGCAGCAGTGCCAGCACGGCGCCGACCAGGGCCAGCGGGATGGTGAACAGGATCACGAACGGGTGCAGCAGCGACTCGAACTGCGAAGCCATCACGAGGTAGACCAGGAAGATCGCCAGGCCGAACGCGAACAGCAGCGAACGCACCGACTCGGCCAACTCTTCGCCCTGCCCGCCGATGTGCATGCCGACACCGGCACCGAGCGGCTGCTCGGCGATCATGTCGCGCACTTCCTGCACGGCGGTACCCAGGTCGATATCGCGCAGGTTGGCCGAGACGATCGCCACGCGCACCTGGTCGGCGCGGTGGATTTCGCTCGGGCCGGTGGTCGATACGACATCGGCCACCGCATCCAGCGTCACCGGGCGGGAACTGCCCGGATTGACGATCAGGCGACGGATGTTGTCGACCGAGGCGCGATCGGTTTCGCGGGCACGCACCAGCACGTCGATCTTGCGGTCGCGGAAGCTGTAGCGCGTGGCGACGTCGCCGCGCACCTTCTTCACGACCACATCGGCGATCTGGCGGGTGGTCAGGCCGAGCGCACCGGCGCGGTCCTGGTCGAAGCGGATCTGGATCTCCGGGAAGCCTTCCTCGACCGTCGACTTGACGTCGGCATAGTGAGGATTGGCACGCAGCATTGCCGCCATGCGCTGGCCGGCAACCTGGATGCTTTCCAGGTCCTGCCCGCGCAGTTCGATTTCAAGCGGCGTGGAGAAGCTGAACAGCTCCGGTCGGCTGAAGTCGACCTGTGCACCCGGGTGCGACTGCATGGTCGTGCGCAGGCGCTCGGTTTCGCGCGCCTCCACGTCCTTGCTGCCGCCATCGGCCATCACGACCGTCAGCTTGCCGATGTTCTCGCCGCTCTCGGTCGGATTGGCGTCCAGTCGGGTACCGCTGCCGCTGACGCCATACAGCGTGCGGATGCCGTCGTCCTTGGCGTGCTTGTCCTGCAATTCGCGGACCAGTGCGTCGGTTTCGCGCAGCGGAGTACCCGGCGGCAGCTTCACGGTCATCTCGAAGCGGTCCTGGGCCAGCTGCGGGATCAGGTCAGCACCGAGCAACGGAATCGCAAGCAGGGTCAGGGCGAATGCCGCCGCGGCAAAGCCCAGCACCAGCCACGGCTTGCGCAATGCGGTCGGCAACAGCTTCATGTAGCCGCGCTCGGCACGGCCGTACGGCGCCATGGCGATGTCGCTTGCCTTGCGCATCACCGGACCCACCACTGCGACCACGCCACGCCATGCGCGGACGATCACCCAGGTGAGGCCGAAGAACGCACCGCGGGTGCCGACACCAATGCCATGCTCGACGGCAGCGATCGGCTTTTGCAGCTTTGACGTCGGCTGCCAGCGCGGATGCGGCTCTTCTTCCGGGAACGCCATCGGCGGCCGGCCCTTGAGCGCGCTGAGCATCGGGATCAGCGTCATCGACACGATCAGCGAGATGCCAATCGCCAGTGCCACGGTCAATGCCTGGTCACGGAACAGCTGACCGGCGATGCCCTGGACGAACACCAGCGGCAGGAACACCGCGATGGTGGTCAGGGTCGAGGCAACCACGGCCATGCTCACTTCGCGGGTGCCGGCGATGGCGGCATCGAGGATGCCAAGCCCTCGCTCTCGCGCCTTGGCGATGCTTTCGAGCACGACGATCGAGTCGTCCACGACCAGGCCGGTAGCCAGTGCCAGGCCACCGAGCGACATCACGTTGAGGCTCAGGCCCAGCTGGCCCATGAAGAAGAACGTGGCGATGATCGACACCGGCAGCGACAGGCCGATGACGAAGGTGCTCCAGCCATCGCGCAGGAACAGGAAGATGATCAGCACGGCCAGCATGCCGCCGATCACCGCGTCCTTCTTGACGTCGCTGATGGCATGGCGGATGAACTGCGACTGGTCGTCGATCGTCGTCAGTTCCACGTCCGGCGGAATCTGTCCCTTGATCTCGTCCAGGCGCTTGCTGATCGCGTCGGCGGTGGCAACGGTATTGGCGTCGCCTTCCTTATAGATCGCCAGCTCGACCGCTTCCTTGCCGGCCAGGCGGATGATCGCCTCGCGTTCCTTGTAGCCCTGGCGGACTTCGGCGATGTCCTTCAGTCGCACCGGCATGCCGCCGGCGACGGTGCCACCGCCAGCGGAATTGGCACTTTGCACGGACGCTGCGGCGGCCATGGCTTCGGCCGAACCGGTCTGCGCCGCGATCGCCGCCATCTGTGCAGCCGCACTGGCAGCCGCGTTGTCGCCACCACTGCGCGTGGTCACCAGCATTTCGCGGATTTCCGGCACGCTGGCGAACTGGTTCACCGTGCGCACCAGGTAACGCTGCGAACCTTCCTCCAGACGGCCGCCGGAGATGTTGATGTTCTCCTGCTGCAGGCGCTGGATGACGTTGTCGATCGGCAGGTTCAGCTGCGCCAGCTTCTGCTGGTCGATGTCGACCTGGATCTCGTCTTCCAGACCACCGCCGACCTTGACGGCGGCAACGCCATCGACCGGCTCGAGCTTCTTCTTCAGGTCGTCATCGGCGTAGCGGCGCAGCCCGGTGAGCTGGCGCATGGCTTCGGTGTCGCTGGTCGCGGCGGTCTTGGACGACAGCGCGATGCGGAGGATCGGTTCGGTCGACGGATTGAAGCGCAGCAGCACCGGGGCCTTGGCCTCCAGCGGCAATTGCAGGACTTCCATCTTGTCGCGCACTTCGAGGCTGGCCTGGTCCATGTCGGTGCCCCAGGCGAACTCGAGCACGACGTCGCTCTGGCCGGTACGCGAAACAGACTTCAGCTTGCGCAGGCCCTTGACCACGCCGACGGCCTCTTCGACCGGCTCGCTGATCAGGGTCTCGATTTCAGACGGTGCCGCACCGGTGTACTCGGTGCGCACCGTCAGGGTCGGGTAACTCAGGTCGGGCAGCAGATTGACCTTGAGGTCGCTCAGCGCGATGAATCCGAACATCACGAAGGTGAGGGTCACCATCATCACCGTGACCCGGCGACGTGTGGAGAACTCGACCAGATTGAAGCCGGATGATTCGTTCGCAGGTTGCGTCACGTTCGCTCTCCGCGATGATTACTGCTTCTTGGCTTCGGTTTTGGCGGCCGCGACCTTCTTCGCCGGCTGGCCCAGCACCTGCACCACGGTGCCGTCACGCAGCGCGGTCTTGCCGGCGACCACGACCTGGTCACCCACCTTCACGCCGGTGCGGATCTCCGCCCAGGAACCGTCCATGTAGCCCAGCTTGACCGGCACGCGGGTGGTCTTGTCGCCCTTGACGACGAACACCGCCGGATCGCCATCGTCCTCGAGCAGGGCCACGCGCGGCACCACGAGGGCGTCGGCGCGCTGGTCGTAGTCGATCTTGATGCGACCGAACATGCCCGGCTGCAGCACGCCGCCGCCGGCAAACGCGCAGACCACGCGGAACGTGCCGCTGCCGGAGTCCACCACCGGTGCAACGCGGTCAACGGTGCCGCTGAAGACCTTGCCCGGCAGCGCGTCGACCTGCATCTGCACCGGCAGGCCGGCCTTGAGCGTGGCGAGCTCGCGCTCAGGCACGTTCAAGGTGGCTTCCAGGCGCGAGGTGTCGACGATGCGGAAGATCGGGGTGTTGATCTGGACGAAATTGCCGGTCTTGATCGAGCGCGAGGCGATCACGCCGGAGATCGGCGCTTCCACGTTCGCGTACGACAGTTCCAGGTTGGCCATGCGGTTGGCCGCGCGGGCCTCTTCGAGGTCGAAACGCAGCTGGTCGTTGTCATTGGCGCTGAGCAGCTTCTGCTCGGCCATCTGCTTGCCGCGGGAATAGTTGGCTTCGAGCTTGCGCATGCGGGCGTCGGTCTGGGCGACCTGCTGCTGCGAGCGGGCGGCATCCAGGCGCACCAGGGTCTGGCCGGCACGGACCGGCTGGCCTTCCTCGACAAGCACGTTCAGTGCCACGCCCGAGGTCTTGGCCACCACCTGCGACTC from Lysobacter arenosi encodes:
- a CDS encoding PilW family protein, with protein sequence MRSLHRRSVGSREDNGGFSLVELMISLVLGLLVTAAAVSIFLSNQRTFRATESLARIQEDGRVAFELMARDLRQAAGNPCGRNLPVANVLNGASASTAPWWMDWNRGIVGYDNGSLARTADGTDAVEFVSSGSQVATVIEHGKPAAGGPASFRLNTTGHDFGDGDIILVCDYSQVSILQLSRASEGSSTIEYVRGSGSPGNCTTDLALPVLCGASGGGKTYGPGSLVARFDVTRWFVDDNGRGGRSLYRAVMGAGASKPRDEVAEHIQDLQLTYLVAGAGVYVPASAGLDWNNVVAMRIRISLQGAEKAGVDGSHLERAMIHTVTLRNRTS
- a CDS encoding efflux RND transporter permease subunit; protein product: MTIAELSIKRPVTAIMFFVSLFVIGLIAAIRLPLEAFPEVSPPFIFVQIPYEGSTPEEVERTLLRPVEEALSTMTDVKRMDANARSDGAEIFMQFSDWDRDVAIAASEARERIDAIRDDLPDDLQRYNVFKFSTTDEPVLRVRLASSTDLTGAYDMIDREFKRRLERIPGVARVEVTGAAPNEVEIAIDPDRLTAHNLSINDLNTRLQAVNFSVSAGQIDDGGRRLRVQPVGEITDLQQLRDLIIDTKGTRLGDIAEIRLKPARMNYGRRLDGKPAIGLDIFKERQANLVEVSSNALKEVEAIRDQPEMAGIQIKIIDNQGDNVTSSLLELAEAGGIGLLLSIAVLFFFLRHWPSTLMVTLAIPICFVMTLGFMYFTGVTLNILTMMGLLLAVGMLVDNAVVVVESIYQERERMPDQPTMASIVGTKHVAIALSAGTLCHCIVFLPNLFGDRNFLSIYLSQIAITISVSLLASWLVAVSLIPMISARLKTPPAVRSDRGLIPRLQSGYARFLRWTLEHRGKSVLGILMIIAISIVPMNLTKKNMFGGDDGTETNIFYQWKGAYTKEQMSAEILKIEKFLEANRKRYNITQIYSYFSEQGWGGTRITFDLDKIDETKATIEKLRNDLPKSARANIGIGNQGGGGGGGGGPGQNVQVQLVGDSTETLVELANDIVPILAKRKELRDVRVDIGDQNSELSVHVDRDRAAAFGFSAQEVASFVGLALRGAPLREFRRGETEVPVWVRFAGAEDYGVEDIDSFTVRAPDGRTVPLLAMVDVAVKPSATQIQRANRQTTVSIQANLAQKATVPEARKVMEETLKSVAFPAGYSFTFDSGAFEDEAEANKQMMFNLLIALIMIYVVMAAVFESLLFPSAIMSGVLFSVFGVFWLFWLTGTEFNIMAFIGILVLMGVVVNNGIVMIEHINNLRRRGLSRTDALVEGSRERLRPILMTMGTAILAMVPISLTNTQLGGDGPPYYPMARAIAGGLAFSTVVSLLFLPTIYAMLDDLRNGTSRMVRRARGKGEGTVPAAAVAALKAE
- a CDS encoding pilus assembly PilX family protein; translated protein: MALIVVLILLIVVTLLGLFALRGTLMEERMSANMYDRSLAFQAAESALRIAEQKVQEAALAGRSIGVDCSSGRPLCPGTPPGVDTASAGECAANAAGCWISVESTSPHSEADAGAPQYYIEYMGDVQVAGEDADPARSASGIQYGGAQPAYPRSVYRISARSHPGGDRAVVALQATIELR
- a CDS encoding efflux RND transporter periplasmic adaptor subunit, yielding MRHLSRNRSRGFARAARVLLPCLALSSALLLASCKGGGGPGEAQAKEGEKGPEAVPVEVAKASRRAVAASYTGTAALEPVAESQVVAKTSGVALNVLVEEGQPVRAGQTLVRLDAARSQQQVAQTDARMRKLEANYSRGKQMAEQKLLSANDNDQLRFDLEEARAANRMANLELSYANVEAPISGVIASRSIKTGNFVQINTPIFRIVDTSRLEATLNVPERELATLKAGLPVQMQVDALPGKVFSGTVDRVAPVVDSGSGTFRVVCAFAGGGVLQPGMFGRIKIDYDQRADALVVPRVALLEDDGDPAVFVVKGDKTTRVPVKLGYMDGSWAEIRTGVKVGDQVVVAGKTALRDGTVVQVLGQPAKKVAAAKTEAKKQ
- a CDS encoding GspH/FimT family pseudopilin produces the protein MLVLQATPQGSGSVCPGRRRECGFTLLELMVAVAVVGIVAAIGYPSMTAIISNSRVGGAANEMVATLQLARLEAVRLNRTITVCRSVDGVSCSAGAVWNSWITVADVDRDGAVDDILRVSNVPAAVQLTASPVIQNSRIAFRSDGLAHATGGSLLNAWVAVCVPTGGPLDNQRRISIGAGSRISTRSESRGGQCSAPGIL
- a CDS encoding efflux RND transporter permease subunit codes for the protein MTQPANESSGFNLVEFSTRRRVTVMMVTLTFVMFGFIALSDLKVNLLPDLSYPTLTVRTEYTGAAPSEIETLISEPVEEAVGVVKGLRKLKSVSRTGQSDVVLEFAWGTDMDQASLEVRDKMEVLQLPLEAKAPVLLRFNPSTEPILRIALSSKTAATSDTEAMRQLTGLRRYADDDLKKKLEPVDGVAAVKVGGGLEDEIQVDIDQQKLAQLNLPIDNVIQRLQQENINISGGRLEEGSQRYLVRTVNQFASVPEIREMLVTTRSGGDNAAASAAAQMAAIAAQTGSAEAMAAAASVQSANSAGGGTVAGGMPVRLKDIAEVRQGYKEREAIIRLAGKEAVELAIYKEGDANTVATADAISKRLDEIKGQIPPDVELTTIDDQSQFIRHAISDVKKDAVIGGMLAVLIIFLFLRDGWSTFVIGLSLPVSIIATFFFMGQLGLSLNVMSLGGLALATGLVVDDSIVVLESIAKARERGLGILDAAIAGTREVSMAVVASTLTTIAVFLPLVFVQGIAGQLFRDQALTVALAIGISLIVSMTLIPMLSALKGRPPMAFPEEEPHPRWQPTSKLQKPIAAVEHGIGVGTRGAFFGLTWVIVRAWRGVVAVVGPVMRKASDIAMAPYGRAERGYMKLLPTALRKPWLVLGFAAAAFALTLLAIPLLGADLIPQLAQDRFEMTVKLPPGTPLRETDALVRELQDKHAKDDGIRTLYGVSGSGTRLDANPTESGENIGKLTVVMADGGSKDVEARETERLRTTMQSHPGAQVDFSRPELFSFSTPLEIELRGQDLESIQVAGQRMAAMLRANPHYADVKSTVEEGFPEIQIRFDQDRAGALGLTTRQIADVVVKKVRGDVATRYSFRDRKIDVLVRARETDRASVDNIRRLIVNPGSSRPVTLDAVADVVSTTGPSEIHRADQVRVAIVSANLRDIDLGTAVQEVRDMIAEQPLGAGVGMHIGGQGEELAESVRSLLFAFGLAIFLVYLVMASQFESLLHPFVILFTIPLALVGAVLALLLTNSPVSVVVFIGLILLVGLVVKNAIILVDKVNQLREGGVAKREALVEGARSRLRPIIMTTMCTLFGFLPLALAMGEGAEVRSPMAITVIGGLLVSTLLTLLVIPVVYDLLDRRADDYYVERARRTRGNVEQGKASSNDDGQVEPV
- the pilV gene encoding type IV pilus modification protein PilV codes for the protein MRRASCSAGRQNGVGLIEVLVAVLVMAIGLLGIAALQATALRNSQSSLERSQAVVLSYAILDAMRANLTEARAGGYDMGMSCQAPPLARTDQRTAATLGRSERVAWIGLIKAELGPSGCGTVACTAVAGIEARECRVTVRWDDSRGTGGSGQQEMTTVVRL